In Flavobacterium okayamense, a single window of DNA contains:
- a CDS encoding PepSY-associated TM helix domain-containing protein, translating into MKAQKIRDLHRDLGYFYLGLIVTFAFSGILMNHREHWHPEKITIESKPVELQLPKSESEITEEFAQKTASDLGLVGKVRRHMVRKGTLRIQLESAEIEVDVKTGKGEMVQFIKTPIVSQAMKLHKNTSAWWIYFSDIFGISLIIIAITGAMMVKHGKHIFKRYGWKLTLIGMLFPIIFLLVF; encoded by the coding sequence ATGAAAGCACAAAAAATTAGAGACTTACATCGCGATTTAGGTTATTTCTATCTTGGATTAATTGTAACATTTGCTTTTTCTGGAATATTAATGAATCACAGAGAACATTGGCATCCAGAAAAAATTACTATCGAAAGTAAACCTGTCGAATTGCAATTGCCTAAAAGTGAAAGTGAAATAACCGAAGAATTTGCTCAAAAAACGGCTAGTGATTTAGGATTAGTTGGAAAAGTTCGTCGCCATATGGTTCGTAAAGGAACTTTAAGAATACAACTAGAAAGTGCTGAAATTGAAGTGGATGTAAAAACAGGTAAAGGCGAAATGGTACAATTCATAAAAACACCTATTGTAAGTCAAGCTATGAAGTTGCACAAAAATACTTCAGCGTGGTGGATTTACTTTTCTGATATTTTTGGAATTTCATTAATTATAATTGCCATAACAGGTGCCATGATGGTAAAACATGGAAAACACATCTTTAAGCGCTACGGTTGGAAATTAACGCTAATCGGAATGCTTTTCCCTATCATTTTCTTGTTAGTTTTTTAA
- a CDS encoding DUF1801 domain-containing protein has product MNQEIAYYHNNLSPTEKEICDTLYHIINENLLKAEHKIWHAHPVWFLDGNPIVGYSKQKAGIRLMFWSGADFDEPQLNVLGKKFKDASLFYTNETEINETDLKRWLQKATTIQYDYKNIVKRKGILVKL; this is encoded by the coding sequence ATGAACCAAGAGATTGCATATTACCATAACAACCTATCGCCTACCGAAAAAGAAATTTGCGATACGTTATACCACATTATTAACGAAAACCTGTTAAAAGCCGAACATAAGATTTGGCATGCGCACCCCGTTTGGTTTTTAGACGGCAACCCTATTGTAGGCTATAGCAAACAAAAAGCAGGTATACGCTTGATGTTTTGGAGCGGTGCCGACTTTGATGAACCGCAACTTAACGTATTAGGTAAAAAGTTTAAAGATGCTTCGTTGTTTTACACCAACGAAACCGAAATTAACGAAACCGACCTGAAACGCTGGCTACAAAAAGCTACGACTATACAATATGATTATAAAAATATTGTAAAACGTAAAGGTATCTTGGTGAAGTTGTGA
- a CDS encoding DUF4272 domain-containing protein, whose translation MGIFDIFKKPNNGSNPKTAEQRKKQTEKYLKSLNIPFIDHLPLIEEESEVKIRTAQEIAERILVLVYLAYVSEVPDETESIIDFLKTNSLWDKVSPDEKELFQKEELTEQETANISWRSEGVWLLLWTIKKVDKLELPTEQVQIPEIVSRLPEFLTDPTEFIKNAKVRRTTEILDESDLIYRLHWATRNSNLNNQQMPANLDLGIIMERHYAINWVTFYADEWDEISTDT comes from the coding sequence ATGGGAATATTTGACATTTTTAAGAAGCCTAACAACGGAAGCAATCCCAAAACGGCTGAACAGAGAAAGAAACAAACCGAAAAATACTTAAAATCTTTAAACATTCCATTCATTGACCATTTACCATTGATTGAAGAAGAAAGTGAAGTAAAAATCAGGACAGCCCAAGAAATTGCTGAACGAATTTTAGTTTTGGTTTATCTTGCATACGTTTCCGAAGTTCCTGATGAAACAGAAAGCATAATTGACTTTTTAAAAACAAATTCACTTTGGGATAAAGTTTCGCCAGACGAGAAAGAACTATTTCAAAAAGAAGAACTGACAGAACAAGAAACTGCAAATATTTCTTGGCGTTCAGAAGGAGTATGGCTATTGCTTTGGACAATCAAAAAAGTTGACAAACTTGAATTACCGACCGAACAAGTTCAGATACCAGAAATTGTTTCACGACTTCCTGAGTTTCTAACTGACCCGACTGAATTTATTAAAAATGCCAAGGTTAGACGGACAACAGAAATACTTGATGAGTCAGATTTGATTTATAGACTACATTGGGCGACAAGAAACTCTAACTTAAATAATCAACAAATGCCTGCAAATTTGGATTTGGGTATAATAATGGAAAGACATTATGCGATTAATTGGGTAACATTTTACGCCGACGAATGGGACGAAATATCAACAGACACATAA
- a CDS encoding GNAT family N-acetyltransferase — protein sequence MTDIEIQRVTLNDIDQLQKIGRQTFYETFSAGNSQENMTKYLDEGFSIEKLTAELSDNNAEFYFATLDDNVIGYLKLNFGQSQTELQDDNALEIERIYVLKDFHGKSVGQILYDKAIKIARQKNTDYVWLGVWEENPRAINFYKKNGFVEFDKHVFKLGNDEQTDIMMKLKLKN from the coding sequence ATGACTGACATAGAAATACAAAGAGTGACGCTTAATGACATTGACCAATTGCAAAAAATTGGCAGACAGACTTTTTATGAAACATTTTCAGCAGGAAATTCCCAAGAGAATATGACAAAATATTTAGACGAAGGATTTTCCATTGAAAAACTGACGGCTGAACTTAGCGACAACAACGCTGAATTTTATTTTGCTACACTTGACGACAACGTAATTGGTTATTTAAAACTAAACTTTGGACAATCTCAAACAGAACTACAGGACGACAATGCACTTGAAATTGAACGTATTTATGTTTTAAAGGACTTTCACGGAAAAAGCGTTGGACAAATCCTTTACGACAAAGCAATAAAAATCGCAAGACAGAAAAACACTGACTATGTTTGGTTAGGTGTTTGGGAAGAAAATCCGCGAGCAATAAACTTTTACAAAAAAAATGGTTTCGTAGAATTTGACAAACACGTTTTCAAGTTAGGTAATGACGAGCAGACCGACATTATGATGAAACTAAAATTGAAGAACTAA
- a CDS encoding aminoacyl-histidine dipeptidase, giving the protein MSQEVRNLEPKALWNKFADLNAVPRPSKKEERVIAFMMDFGKKLGFETIKDEVGNVIIKKPATAGMENRKTIVMQSHLDMVHQKNNDTTFDFDTQGIEMYVDGDWVRAKGTTLGADNGLGVATIMAILESTDIPHPAIEALFTIDEETGMTGAMGLKGGLLEGQILLNLDTEEDDEIDIGCAGGVDVTAVAEYDEEDAPADSVGYRITVKGLNGGHSGMQIHEGLGNANKIMNRLLYSGYEDFGLQISKINGGSLRNAIPRESVAEVIIAEMYDEAFEFDMQEIINDIKAEFKTTEPNLQIVIEKLDQVPAKVLPSMAQFYLVRALYTAHNGVYRMSADFDNLVETSNNIAKVTVGGGNLKIECLTRSSVESSKFDLANALRSAFELMGCEVTFSGSYPGWTPNPNSEILDVLTAIYEKQNGSKAHVVACHAGLECGILGQNYPGMDMISFGPTIKGAHSPDERASISSAQKYWKFVLEILANIPAK; this is encoded by the coding sequence ATGAGTCAAGAAGTTAGAAACTTAGAGCCAAAAGCGCTTTGGAATAAATTTGCCGACTTAAATGCGGTGCCACGTCCGTCGAAAAAAGAAGAAAGAGTCATTGCTTTCATGATGGATTTTGGTAAAAAATTAGGTTTTGAAACCATCAAAGATGAAGTAGGAAACGTAATCATTAAAAAACCGGCTACTGCTGGAATGGAAAACCGTAAAACCATTGTAATGCAATCGCATTTAGATATGGTACACCAAAAAAACAACGATACAACTTTCGATTTTGATACTCAAGGCATCGAAATGTATGTAGATGGTGATTGGGTTCGTGCCAAAGGAACTACGCTTGGTGCCGATAACGGTTTAGGTGTAGCAACGATAATGGCAATTTTAGAAAGTACTGATATTCCTCATCCTGCGATTGAAGCTTTGTTTACGATTGATGAAGAAACAGGAATGACAGGCGCAATGGGCTTAAAAGGTGGATTGTTAGAAGGTCAAATCTTATTGAATTTAGATACCGAAGAAGACGATGAAATCGATATTGGATGTGCCGGTGGAGTAGATGTAACGGCTGTTGCCGAATATGACGAAGAAGACGCTCCAGCGGATTCTGTGGGTTATAGAATTACCGTGAAAGGTTTAAACGGAGGTCACTCGGGAATGCAAATACACGAAGGTTTAGGAAATGCCAATAAAATTATGAACCGTTTATTGTATAGCGGTTACGAAGATTTTGGTTTACAAATTTCTAAAATCAATGGTGGAAGTTTACGTAATGCGATTCCTCGTGAGAGTGTTGCCGAAGTAATTATTGCCGAAATGTACGACGAAGCGTTTGAGTTCGACATGCAAGAAATCATTAATGATATTAAAGCCGAATTCAAAACGACAGAACCGAACTTACAAATTGTAATTGAAAAATTAGACCAAGTTCCTGCAAAAGTGTTGCCTTCTATGGCGCAGTTTTATTTGGTTCGTGCGTTATACACCGCGCATAATGGTGTGTATCGAATGAGTGCCGATTTTGATAACTTGGTAGAAACGTCTAACAATATTGCGAAAGTAACTGTAGGCGGTGGCAACTTAAAAATTGAATGTTTAACACGTTCTTCAGTAGAGAGTTCTAAGTTTGATTTAGCGAATGCCTTACGCTCTGCGTTTGAGTTAATGGGATGCGAAGTGACCTTCTCGGGAAGTTACCCAGGTTGGACACCAAATCCTAATTCGGAGATTTTAGATGTGTTAACGGCGATTTACGAAAAACAAAACGGAAGCAAAGCACACGTTGTAGCGTGCCATGCTGGATTAGAATGTGGTATTTTAGGCCAAAACTATCCAGGAATGGACATGATTTCGTTTGGACCAACGATTAAAGGCGCACACAGCCCAGATGAAAGAGCAAGCATTTCTTCTGCACAAAAATATTGGAAATTTGTGTTGGAAATTTTAGCGAATATTCCAGCGAAGTAA
- a CDS encoding DUF3810 domain-containing protein, whose translation MKRKYLLPLFLIVQIVIVKTLGRFPVFIEEYYSKGWYEKVAWFSRTIFGSIPFSFGDIIYSVLIILLIRWIWKNRKGFFKNWKTNGLTVLSWISVFYFFFHVLWGMNYYRIPLHEKLHIEKEYTEEELVAFTEKMITKTNALQQQITGNDSTAVKVPYSDEEVFAMAQNGYAKLPKSLQEFHYENESIKPSLLRYLLSYMGFGGYLNPFTNEAQVNTLKPNFTLPMTTCHEMGHQVGIGSESECNFIGFVAATHNDDLYFQYSAYSIITRYCLANLEQMEEGKGKAYFEKLNKGVIKNYEEHEAFWDGYHTPIDTFFEFFYDNFLKANQQEGIISYSRFVGLAIGYSKVDSVQ comes from the coding sequence TTGAAACGAAAATACCTACTTCCTTTATTCCTTATTGTTCAAATCGTTATTGTGAAAACACTTGGCCGTTTTCCAGTATTTATTGAGGAATATTACAGCAAAGGTTGGTATGAAAAAGTTGCTTGGTTCAGCCGAACGATTTTTGGTAGCATTCCGTTTTCGTTTGGCGATATCATTTACAGTGTCTTGATTATTTTATTGATTCGCTGGATTTGGAAGAACAGAAAAGGATTTTTTAAAAATTGGAAAACCAACGGATTGACGGTTTTAAGTTGGATTTCTGTTTTCTATTTCTTCTTTCACGTGTTATGGGGCATGAATTATTATCGTATTCCGTTACATGAAAAACTACACATTGAAAAAGAATACACCGAAGAAGAATTAGTCGCTTTTACCGAAAAGATGATTACCAAAACCAATGCCTTACAACAACAAATTACCGGAAATGATTCTACCGCTGTAAAAGTACCATATTCAGATGAAGAAGTGTTTGCCATGGCACAAAACGGTTATGCTAAACTTCCCAAATCTTTACAAGAATTTCACTACGAGAATGAAAGTATTAAGCCTTCACTTTTACGCTATTTATTAAGTTATATGGGATTTGGTGGTTATTTGAATCCATTTACAAATGAAGCGCAAGTGAACACCTTAAAACCCAACTTTACTTTACCGATGACGACTTGCCACGAAATGGGTCACCAAGTAGGAATAGGCAGCGAAAGTGAATGTAATTTTATTGGTTTTGTGGCGGCAACGCACAATGACGATTTGTATTTTCAATATTCGGCCTATAGTATTATCACTCGCTATTGCTTAGCGAATTTGGAACAAATGGAAGAAGGAAAAGGCAAAGCTTATTTTGAAAAACTAAACAAAGGTGTTATCAAAAACTACGAAGAACACGAAGCTTTTTGGGATGGTTACCACACGCCTATTGATACGTTTTTTGAGTTTTTCTATGACAACTTTTTAAAAGCCAACCAACAAGAAGGGATTATTAGTTACAGCCGTTTTGTGGGATTAGCGATTGGGTATTCTAAAGTTGACAGTGTTCAGTAA
- a CDS encoding NAD(P)/FAD-dependent oxidoreductase — protein MNIPQCSFPRVVIIGGGFAGISFAKKLRNKKLQVVLLDKHNYHNFQPLMYQVATGGLEPDSIAYPIRKVVQEYEDFYFRLADVKEINTDKKKVIADIGELKYDYLVIATGSKTNFFGNKEMERNAMAMKTIPQSLNIRSLILENFEQALLTNDINERHSLMNFVLVGGGPTGVELAGALAEMKKAILPKDYPDLDIRKMEINLIQSGDRILNTMSENASEKAEKFLIDLGVEVWKNVRVTSYDGKVVMTNSDLSFEAATVIWTAGVQGALVAGLDGHALVERADRIKVNAFNQVEGYDSIFAIGDIALMSSEEYPQGHPMMAQPAMQQGRHLAENIVRLVNKKEMKPFEYKDKGSMATIGRNKAVVDLPKFQFSGVFAWFVWMFVHLFSLIGFKNKAVVFLNWVYNYIRFDREARLIIRPYKKKKIESFVSDEI, from the coding sequence ATGAACATACCTCAATGTAGTTTTCCACGTGTAGTAATTATAGGTGGAGGATTTGCCGGAATATCGTTTGCCAAAAAACTTCGTAATAAAAAACTTCAAGTTGTCCTTTTAGACAAGCACAATTACCACAATTTTCAACCCTTAATGTATCAAGTGGCTACGGGAGGATTGGAACCCGATTCTATTGCGTATCCTATTCGAAAAGTGGTACAAGAATATGAAGATTTTTACTTTCGTTTGGCCGATGTAAAGGAAATTAATACAGATAAGAAAAAAGTAATTGCCGATATAGGTGAATTAAAATATGATTACTTAGTGATTGCAACAGGTTCAAAAACAAATTTCTTTGGCAACAAAGAAATGGAACGCAATGCTATGGCGATGAAAACCATTCCGCAATCATTAAATATCCGTAGTTTAATTTTAGAGAATTTTGAACAAGCACTTCTTACAAACGATATTAACGAACGACATAGTTTGATGAATTTCGTTTTAGTGGGTGGTGGACCAACGGGTGTAGAACTTGCTGGTGCATTAGCCGAAATGAAAAAAGCTATTTTACCGAAAGATTATCCCGATTTAGATATTCGTAAAATGGAAATCAACTTAATTCAAAGTGGTGATCGCATTTTGAATACGATGAGTGAAAATGCCTCTGAAAAAGCCGAAAAATTCTTGATTGATTTAGGTGTTGAAGTTTGGAAAAATGTTCGTGTTACCAGTTATGATGGAAAAGTGGTGATGACTAATTCTGATTTAAGTTTTGAAGCAGCAACTGTAATTTGGACAGCTGGCGTACAAGGTGCATTAGTGGCAGGTTTAGACGGACATGCGTTAGTTGAAAGAGCGGATAGAATTAAAGTAAACGCTTTCAACCAAGTGGAAGGTTACGATTCTATTTTTGCAATTGGCGATATTGCGTTAATGTCTTCTGAAGAATATCCTCAAGGACATCCAATGATGGCGCAACCCGCTATGCAACAAGGCCGACATTTAGCAGAGAACATTGTTCGATTGGTCAATAAAAAAGAAATGAAACCTTTTGAATATAAAGATAAAGGTTCAATGGCAACTATTGGTCGTAATAAAGCGGTAGTCGATTTACCTAAGTTTCAATTTAGTGGTGTTTTTGCATGGTTTGTATGGATGTTTGTGCATTTGTTTTCTCTAATCGGATTTAAAAATAAAGCTGTTGTATTCTTAAATTGGGTGTACAATTACATTCGTTTCGATAGAGAAGCACGATTAATAATTCGTCCGTATAAGAAGAAGAAAATTGAAAGTTTTGTTAGTGATGAGATATAG
- a CDS encoding RNA polymerase sigma factor has protein sequence MKSSSEAEFVKQLQENQNIIHKICRLYTSDEDAHNDLFQEITIQLWKAYPNFRGDSKFTTWAYRVGLNTAITLYRKKKKTLDTIEFQSSYHLIKQEDYNFEEEEQLKLLYSAISELNDIEKALVFLYLEDKDYAEISETLGISEVNARVKMNRVKGKLKKILNP, from the coding sequence ATGAAATCATCTTCAGAAGCAGAATTTGTAAAACAATTACAAGAAAATCAGAATATAATTCACAAGATTTGTCGGTTATATACTTCTGATGAAGATGCTCATAACGATTTGTTTCAAGAGATTACGATTCAACTTTGGAAAGCTTATCCAAATTTTAGAGGTGATTCGAAATTTACTACTTGGGCCTATCGTGTTGGACTGAATACTGCTATTACCTTATACCGCAAAAAGAAAAAAACACTCGACACTATCGAATTTCAAAGTAGTTATCATTTGATTAAACAAGAAGACTACAACTTTGAAGAAGAAGAGCAATTGAAATTATTGTACAGCGCTATTAGCGAATTAAATGACATTGAGAAAGCTTTAGTGTTTTTATATTTAGAAGATAAAGATTACGCAGAAATATCGGAAACTTTAGGGATTAGTGAGGTAAATGCACGAGTAAAAATGAATCGTGTAAAAGGAAAATTGAAAAAAATATTAAATCCGTAA
- a CDS encoding TraB/GumN family protein, whose protein sequence is MNQIIIKVTQFVIAATLFLFSCVINAQKLDNTLLWKISGKGLEKPSYLYGTMHAVCETNIDDDVLKAFEETNQLYLEVDMDDPNLQMAMMSGIQMKNGTTISSFLNEDEVKLVDGFLQNNVGVSLKMVDSFKPSLLSSMYLPKLLDCPMKAVDMELMNISKEQNEEIFGLETIQDQLNVFDKIPYDVQVKELLKSVKSGLAKDREEIQKMLSIYKSENIEKMLSNSKEAENKMLADYEEDLLLKRNRNWIPVIEKAAKENPTFFGVGAAHLAGEEGVIKLLRKQGYTVEPIQ, encoded by the coding sequence ATGAATCAAATTATCATTAAAGTAACTCAGTTTGTAATCGCAGCAACTTTATTTCTTTTTAGTTGTGTAATTAATGCTCAAAAACTAGACAACACTTTACTTTGGAAGATTTCTGGTAAAGGTTTGGAAAAACCTTCGTATTTGTATGGAACCATGCATGCCGTTTGTGAAACTAACATTGATGATGATGTTTTAAAAGCTTTTGAAGAAACCAATCAGTTGTATTTAGAAGTAGATATGGACGATCCTAATCTTCAAATGGCAATGATGAGTGGAATCCAAATGAAAAATGGAACTACTATTTCATCTTTTTTAAATGAAGACGAAGTAAAATTAGTTGATGGTTTTCTACAGAATAATGTTGGTGTTTCATTAAAAATGGTAGATTCGTTTAAGCCATCTTTACTTTCTTCTATGTATTTACCAAAACTTTTAGATTGCCCAATGAAAGCTGTTGATATGGAATTGATGAATATTTCTAAAGAGCAAAATGAAGAAATTTTTGGTTTAGAAACAATTCAAGATCAATTAAATGTTTTTGATAAAATTCCTTACGATGTTCAAGTAAAAGAATTATTAAAATCTGTAAAATCTGGACTTGCTAAAGACAGAGAAGAAATTCAAAAAATGTTATCAATTTATAAAAGCGAAAACATTGAAAAAATGCTAAGTAACTCTAAAGAAGCTGAAAATAAAATGCTAGCAGATTATGAAGAAGATTTATTGTTAAAAAGAAATAGAAACTGGATTCCTGTTATCGAAAAAGCTGCAAAAGAAAACCCAACTTTCTTTGGTGTTGGAGCAGCACATTTAGCAGGCGAAGAAGGTGTTATAAAACTTTTACGCAAACAAGGCTATACAGTAGAACCTATTCAATAA
- a CDS encoding lysophospholipid acyltransferase family protein, translating into MGLFKRNPFGHILFLKKWLIRIAGTLTHKRYRGFNELHIEGSEIIRNLPETNVLFISNHQTYFADVVAMFHVFNASLKGRENNIKNVGYLWQPKLNMYYVAAKETMQSGLLPKILAYAGSISVERTWRAEGKDLEKHEQKQVKLSDFRNIEIALNDGWVITFPQGTTRSFKPVRKGTAHIILHHKPIVVPIVIDGFRRSFDRKGLRIKKKGILQSFVIKEPLQIDYENETVDSLVEKIEFAIEQHPSLLKVIPEEVLEEQAKLDKERQWKY; encoded by the coding sequence ATGGGATTATTTAAACGAAATCCTTTTGGACACATATTATTTCTAAAAAAATGGTTAATCCGTATTGCAGGTACTTTAACACATAAACGATATAGAGGATTTAATGAACTTCATATTGAAGGTTCTGAAATTATAAGAAACTTACCCGAAACAAACGTTCTTTTTATTTCTAATCATCAAACGTATTTTGCTGATGTTGTTGCAATGTTTCATGTTTTTAATGCGTCCCTAAAGGGTAGAGAAAACAATATTAAGAATGTTGGTTATTTATGGCAACCTAAATTGAATATGTATTATGTTGCTGCAAAAGAAACAATGCAGTCTGGATTATTACCAAAAATTTTAGCCTATGCAGGTTCAATTTCAGTAGAAAGAACTTGGAGAGCAGAAGGAAAGGATTTAGAAAAGCATGAGCAAAAACAAGTTAAACTTTCTGATTTTAGAAATATTGAAATAGCTTTAAATGATGGCTGGGTTATTACTTTTCCTCAAGGCACAACACGTTCGTTTAAACCTGTGCGTAAAGGTACAGCTCACATTATTTTACATCATAAGCCAATTGTTGTTCCAATTGTTATTGATGGTTTTAGACGTTCGTTTGATAGAAAAGGATTACGAATTAAAAAGAAAGGTATTTTACAATCTTTCGTAATTAAAGAACCACTTCAAATTGACTATGAAAATGAAACTGTTGATAGTTTAGTTGAAAAAATCGAATTTGCAATTGAACAACATCCTTCTTTATTAAAAGTTATTCCAGAAGAAGTTTTAGAAGAGCAAGCAAAATTAGATAAAGAAAGACAGTGGAAATATTAA
- a CDS encoding NUDIX hydrolase, with protein sequence MQFQDFIKYIPKIEKEKLLAEDAHAKMAPLERISFLKEENYIDKNPREAAVLMLFYPKDKETHLALIVRNTYPGVHSSQIGFPGGKVELTDKNLEETALRETHEEVGVSPDKVEIIKPFSKIYIPPSNFLVSPFMGISHHELSFIPDLDEVKRVLEFPLVQFLDENRITRVKMTTSYATDIEVPAFMVDKYIVWGATAMMMSELKETIKIVLNSV encoded by the coding sequence ATGCAGTTTCAAGATTTTATAAAATATATTCCAAAAATAGAAAAAGAAAAGCTTTTAGCAGAAGATGCGCACGCAAAAATGGCGCCTCTTGAACGAATTTCTTTTTTAAAAGAGGAAAATTATATAGATAAAAACCCAAGAGAAGCAGCAGTTTTAATGTTGTTTTATCCAAAAGATAAAGAAACTCATTTAGCATTAATTGTTAGAAACACTTATCCAGGTGTTCACTCTTCACAAATAGGGTTTCCTGGTGGTAAAGTAGAATTGACTGATAAAAACCTTGAAGAAACTGCATTACGAGAAACTCATGAAGAAGTAGGTGTTTCCCCTGATAAAGTTGAAATTATTAAACCTTTTAGTAAGATTTATATTCCTCCTAGTAACTTTTTAGTGTCTCCATTTATGGGGATTTCACATCATGAATTATCTTTTATTCCAGATTTAGATGAAGTTAAAAGAGTTTTAGAATTTCCTTTAGTTCAGTTTTTAGACGAGAATAGAATTACAAGAGTTAAGATGACAACATCATATGCAACAGATATAGAAGTTCCTGCTTTTATGGTTGATAAATACATTGTTTGGGGAGCTACAGCAATGATGATGAGTGAGTTGAAAGAAACCATTAAAATTGTTTTAAATAGTGTTTAA
- a CDS encoding DUF4268 domain-containing protein: MFSKEEAKQIKRAFWINFAEEYPRKWLLYNTKIKNLSFKFYVDNKKAQVLLEIEPEDEELRKIYYEKIESLKTILLEEFIEDAIFERNYYLENGKLVSRIWVELENVSVNNKKTWSTIFDFFNEKMSAFELFFYEYEDYIKDLETNT, encoded by the coding sequence ATGTTTAGTAAGGAAGAAGCAAAACAAATAAAAAGAGCGTTTTGGATAAACTTTGCAGAGGAATATCCTCGCAAATGGTTGTTATATAATACAAAAATTAAAAACCTTAGTTTCAAATTTTACGTAGATAATAAAAAAGCACAAGTATTACTTGAAATTGAACCTGAAGATGAAGAGCTTCGCAAAATTTATTATGAAAAAATTGAATCTTTGAAAACAATTTTACTTGAAGAGTTTATTGAAGATGCAATTTTTGAAAGAAATTACTATTTAGAAAATGGTAAATTGGTCAGTAGAATTTGGGTCGAATTAGAAAATGTAAGTGTAAACAATAAAAAAACTTGGTCTACAATTTTTGATTTTTTCAATGAAAAAATGTCGGCTTTTGAATTGTTTTTTTATGAGTATGAAGACTACATTAAAGATTTAGAAACAAATACGTAA
- the msrB gene encoding peptide-methionine (R)-S-oxide reductase MsrB yields the protein MNKLLIILSLSFLTSCNSQNKKTMDFELKKTNAEWKAKLSDEEYRILREKGTERAFTGEYYDHFEKGIYVCAGCGNKLFESDTKFDSHCGWPSFDKAIKGSVIYERDLSFGMVRTEVMCAKCGGHLGHVFDDGPEETTGKRYCTNSVSIKFIPEK from the coding sequence ATGAATAAATTATTAATTATACTAAGTTTAAGTTTTTTAACCTCTTGTAACTCACAAAATAAAAAAACTATGGATTTTGAATTAAAAAAAACAAATGCAGAATGGAAAGCAAAACTCTCTGATGAAGAATATCGAATATTAAGAGAAAAAGGTACTGAAAGAGCTTTTACTGGAGAATATTACGATCATTTTGAAAAGGGAATTTATGTTTGTGCAGGTTGTGGGAATAAACTCTTCGAATCAGACACAAAATTTGATTCACATTGTGGTTGGCCTTCATTTGACAAAGCAATTAAAGGCTCAGTAATATATGAAAGAGATTTAAGCTTTGGTATGGTTCGTACAGAAGTTATGTGCGCAAAATGTGGCGGACATTTAGGCCATGTTTTTGATGATGGTCCTGAAGAAACAACTGGTAAAAGGTATTGTACCAACTCGGTTTCAATTAAATTTATTCCAGAAAAATAA
- a CDS encoding DoxX family protein translates to MKVLFYWIIRIVPALIMLQTLFFKFSAAPKSVAIFSKLGMEPYGRIGIGIIELIAAVLILIPNKSKFGALLGFGTMAGAIASHLFVLGIEVNDDGGKLFILALITLIACAIVLFEERNKFSIFQKS, encoded by the coding sequence ATGAAAGTGCTATTTTATTGGATAATTCGAATTGTCCCTGCCTTAATAATGCTCCAAACTTTATTTTTTAAGTTTTCTGCTGCTCCTAAAAGTGTTGCTATTTTTTCAAAATTAGGAATGGAACCTTATGGAAGAATAGGAATCGGCATAATAGAATTAATTGCTGCTGTACTAATTTTAATTCCTAATAAATCAAAATTTGGTGCTTTGCTTGGTTTTGGAACAATGGCTGGTGCCATTGCTTCACATTTATTTGTATTAGGCATTGAAGTTAATGACGATGGCGGTAAATTGTTTATATTGGCGTTAATAACTTTAATAGCTTGTGCTATAGTTCTTTTTGAAGAACGAAATAAATTTAGTATTTTTCAAAAAAGTTAA